A single region of the Azospirillum fermentarium genome encodes:
- a CDS encoding DNA-3-methyladenine glycosylase family protein, whose translation MSGQPDGTGGGNATPPSPALPPMTPEGLAGLYPIFAECLRVAGPLERDFRRPSGFLGLLRIILEQQLSTQVALTLWRKLEARLDPITPAGLLSLNEDTLRACGFSRQKIIYGRGLAAAVESGALDFERLHTLPDDAAAAALMALKGVGRWTADIYLMMALDRPDVWPVGDLAIQIGVQRLLALPARPGPLELTAIAEPWRPHRSLAAKLIWHHYVAGQEAARAQRSKPAERNTPV comes from the coding sequence GTGAGCGGCCAGCCGGACGGCACGGGCGGGGGGAACGCCACCCCGCCCTCTCCCGCCCTCCCCCCGATGACGCCGGAGGGGCTGGCCGGCCTTTACCCCATCTTTGCCGAATGCCTGCGCGTGGCCGGGCCGCTGGAGCGGGACTTCCGCCGCCCTTCGGGCTTCCTCGGCCTGTTGCGCATCATTCTGGAACAGCAGCTTTCCACCCAGGTGGCGCTGACCCTGTGGCGCAAGCTGGAAGCGCGTCTCGACCCCATCACCCCCGCTGGCCTGCTGTCCCTGAACGAGGACACGTTGCGTGCCTGCGGCTTTTCCCGGCAGAAGATCATCTATGGCCGCGGGCTGGCCGCGGCGGTGGAGTCCGGCGCGCTGGATTTCGAGCGCCTGCACACCCTGCCCGACGATGCCGCCGCCGCCGCGCTGATGGCGCTGAAGGGGGTGGGGCGCTGGACCGCCGACATCTATCTGATGATGGCGCTGGACCGGCCCGACGTGTGGCCGGTGGGCGATCTGGCGATCCAGATCGGGGTTCAGCGGCTGCTCGCCCTGCCCGCCCGGCCCGGCCCCTTGGAGTTGACGGCCATCGCCGAACCCTGGCGGCCCCACCGCAGTCTGGCCGCCAAACTGATCTGGCACCATTACGTCGCCGGCCAGGAAGCCGCCCGCGCCCA
- the purS gene encoding phosphoribosylformylglycinamidine synthase subunit PurS, whose protein sequence is MKAKVHVTLKRGVLDPQGKAIEHALHTLGFGGVENVRAGKVIELELTSTDADAARKEVEAMCTKLLANTVIEDYAIELTA, encoded by the coding sequence ATGAAGGCCAAGGTTCACGTCACCCTCAAGCGCGGCGTGCTGGACCCGCAGGGCAAGGCGATCGAGCACGCGCTCCACACGCTGGGCTTCGGCGGGGTGGAGAATGTCCGCGCCGGCAAGGTGATCGAGCTGGAGCTGACCAGCACCGACGCCGACGCCGCCCGCAAGGAGGTGGAGGCCATGTGCACCAAGCTGCTGGCCAACACCGTCATCGAGGATTACGCCATCGAACTGACCGCGTGA
- the purC gene encoding phosphoribosylaminoimidazolesuccinocarboxamide synthase, with the protein MTRRRRIYEGKAKVLFEGPEPGTLVQYFKDDATAFNNQKKGVITGKGVLNNRISEYLMSRLTEMGIPTHFVRRLNMREQLIREVEIIPIEVVVRNVAAGSLSTRFGIQEGTPLPRSIIEYYLKSEELNHPMVTEEHITAFGWAAPPDLDDMVALALRVNDYLSGLFLGIGLRLVDFKLEFGRLWENDDMRIVVADEISPDSCRLWDIKTNEKLDKDRFRQDLGKVEEAYQEVARRLGILPEGGASDLKGPKTMQ; encoded by the coding sequence ATGACCAGACGCCGGCGCATCTATGAAGGCAAGGCGAAAGTTCTTTTCGAAGGACCGGAGCCGGGCACCCTGGTGCAGTACTTCAAGGACGACGCGACCGCCTTCAACAACCAGAAGAAGGGGGTCATCACCGGCAAGGGGGTGCTGAACAACCGCATCTCCGAATATCTGATGTCGCGGCTGACGGAAATGGGCATCCCGACCCATTTCGTCCGCCGCCTGAACATGCGCGAACAGTTGATCCGCGAGGTGGAGATCATCCCCATCGAGGTGGTGGTCCGCAACGTCGCCGCCGGGTCTTTGTCCACCCGCTTCGGCATTCAGGAAGGCACGCCGCTGCCCCGCTCGATCATCGAGTATTATCTGAAGTCCGAGGAACTTAATCACCCCATGGTGACGGAGGAGCACATCACTGCCTTCGGCTGGGCCGCTCCGCCGGACCTGGACGACATGGTGGCGCTGGCGCTGCGCGTGAACGATTACCTGTCGGGGCTGTTCCTGGGCATCGGGCTGCGGCTGGTGGATTTCAAGCTGGAATTCGGCCGTCTGTGGGAAAACGACGACATGCGCATCGTCGTCGCCGACGAGATCAGCCCCGACAGCTGCCGTCTGTGGGACATCAAGACCAACGAGAAGTTGGACAAGGACCGCTTCCGCCAGGATCTGGGCAAGGTGGAGGAAGCGTACCAGGAGGTCGCGCGGCGCCTGGGCATCCTGCCCGAGGGCGGGGCCAGCGACCTCAAAGGCCCAAAGACCATGCAGTGA
- a CDS encoding NRDE family protein → MCSVVILRRPGSPWPLLIGANRDEMAGRPWQPPARHWPEDYPEVVAGLDELAGGSWLGMNDQGMVAAVLNRTGTLGPQEGKRSRGELVLQALDHADASDAALAFAHLDTRAYRPFNLLLADNRDAFVVSHRGEGGGNRPTVEPIGEGLHMLTAMDLDDPADPRLALYLPLFRHAPAPQPDPAREDGGDWSAWKELLGSRIWDGDDPRGAMDFRLPSGFGTSSSALIALPAIGAADPAPLWLFAHGAPHATAYRPVTAA, encoded by the coding sequence ATGTGCAGCGTCGTCATTCTGCGCCGCCCCGGCAGCCCCTGGCCGCTCCTGATCGGCGCCAACCGGGACGAGATGGCCGGGCGCCCCTGGCAGCCCCCCGCACGCCACTGGCCGGAGGACTACCCCGAGGTGGTGGCCGGGCTGGACGAGCTGGCCGGCGGCTCGTGGCTGGGGATGAACGATCAGGGGATGGTGGCCGCGGTGCTGAACCGCACCGGCACGCTGGGGCCGCAGGAGGGCAAACGGTCGCGGGGCGAGCTGGTGCTCCAGGCGCTCGACCACGCCGACGCTTCCGACGCGGCGCTGGCCTTCGCGCACCTGGACACCCGGGCCTATCGCCCGTTCAACCTGCTGCTGGCCGACAACCGCGACGCTTTCGTGGTCAGCCACCGGGGCGAGGGCGGCGGCAACCGCCCCACGGTGGAGCCCATCGGCGAGGGGCTGCACATGCTGACCGCCATGGATCTGGACGATCCCGCCGACCCGCGGCTGGCGCTCTACCTGCCCCTGTTCCGCCACGCCCCCGCCCCCCAACCCGACCCTGCGCGGGAGGACGGCGGCGACTGGTCGGCATGGAAAGAGCTGCTGGGCAGCCGCATCTGGGACGGGGACGATCCCCGCGGGGCCATGGATTTCCGCCTGCCCTCGGGCTTCGGCACCAGTTCCAGCGCGCTGATCGCCCTGCCCGCCATCGGGGCGGCGGACCCGGCCCCGCTGTGGCTGTTCGCCCACGGGGCCCCGCACGCCACGGCGTACCGGCCCGTGACCGCCGCATGA
- the thpR gene encoding RNA 2',3'-cyclic phosphodiesterase: MIRLFVALDFPPEVRERLAGLQGGVPGARWSEPETLHLTLRFIGEVPEDQAQDIDAALADIDAAPFPLTLDGVGSFGHGRGARVLWAGVERNDALTHLAAKVESALVRAGLPADERKFTPHVTLARLRDANAERVARFLSERGFFRAGPMPVDHFVLYRSHLGKGGSVYEPLASYPLAAPSPEPV; the protein is encoded by the coding sequence GTTGCGTTGGACTTTCCACCCGAGGTGCGCGAACGGCTGGCCGGATTGCAGGGCGGGGTGCCCGGCGCGCGGTGGAGCGAGCCGGAGACCCTGCACCTGACCCTGCGCTTCATCGGCGAGGTGCCGGAGGATCAGGCGCAGGACATCGACGCCGCCCTGGCGGACATCGACGCCGCCCCCTTCCCCCTCACGCTGGACGGGGTGGGCAGCTTCGGCCACGGGCGGGGGGCGCGGGTGCTGTGGGCGGGGGTGGAGCGCAACGACGCGCTGACCCATCTGGCGGCCAAGGTCGAATCGGCCCTGGTCCGCGCCGGCCTGCCGGCGGACGAGCGCAAGTTCACCCCCCACGTCACGCTGGCCCGCCTGCGCGACGCCAACGCCGAGCGGGTGGCGCGGTTCCTGTCGGAGCGTGGGTTCTTCCGCGCCGGCCCCATGCCCGTGGATCATTTCGTGCTCTACCGCAGCCATCTGGGCAAGGGCGGCTCGGTCTATGAGCCGCTGGCCTCGTACCCCTTGGCCGCCCCCAGCCCGGAGCCGGTGTAA